In Effusibacillus pohliae DSM 22757, one genomic interval encodes:
- a CDS encoding small, acid-soluble spore protein, alpha/beta type, with the protein MARRRGIMSDELKVELAKELGFYDTVQQEGWKYIRAVDAGNMVKRAIEIAEEAMAKQNR; encoded by the coding sequence ATGGCTCGACGCCGCGGGATCATGTCGGACGAGTTGAAAGTGGAATTGGCCAAGGAACTCGGCTTTTATGACACTGTTCAACAGGAAGGCTGGAAGTATATCCGGGCCGTGGACGCGGGGAACATGGTCAAGCGCGCGATTGAGATTGCGGAAGAGGCGATGGCCAAACAAAATCGCTAA
- the veg gene encoding biofilm formation stimulator Veg, translating to MATKNPLSEIKRNLDGFIGERILLRANGGRRKTIERMGVLEETYPSVFVVKLENNGNSFKRVSYSYADILTETVELTVCRDNEHIRVTYVQG from the coding sequence ATGGCAACGAAAAACCCTCTCAGCGAGATTAAACGGAATCTCGACGGATTTATCGGAGAGAGAATCTTGCTTCGGGCCAACGGAGGGCGTCGCAAGACGATCGAACGGATGGGTGTGCTTGAGGAAACGTATCCGTCCGTTTTCGTTGTGAAGCTCGAGAACAACGGCAACTCTTTTAAACGCGTGTCTTACAGCTATGCGGATATCCTTACGGAAACCGTCGAACTGACGGTCTGCAGAGATAATGAACACATCCGGGTTACTTACGTACAGGGATAA
- the yabG gene encoding sporulation peptidase YabG translates to MWRVGDRVARKSYGKDVFFIIIDVDPATRIATLKGMEVRLLADAPFEDLERVADAEWQSYMLQHSRQEADSLRLIRMRRLVDKEKQMLRSGIKLQEGKEFYERPGRILHLDGDGSYLNKCMLFYEELGLQANGHHVSESRMAEVLPHFLEAYHPDILVITGHDGLIRKGQDDMNLYNYRNSENFIKAVQVARKYERSLDELVIFAGACQSHYEAILDAGANFASSPKRILIHALDPVLVAEKIAYTPINQTINIYDIVQSTITGTEGLGGLESRGKFRLGLPRSSR, encoded by the coding sequence ATGTGGAGGGTCGGTGACCGGGTTGCCCGTAAATCATATGGCAAAGACGTTTTTTTTATTATCATCGATGTCGATCCCGCGACGCGGATTGCCACGTTAAAGGGCATGGAAGTACGGCTTTTGGCAGACGCTCCGTTCGAAGATCTGGAGCGGGTGGCGGATGCGGAATGGCAGTCCTACATGCTGCAGCACTCGCGCCAGGAGGCGGACAGCCTGCGCTTGATCCGGATGCGGCGGCTGGTGGACAAGGAGAAGCAGATGCTTCGCTCCGGGATCAAATTGCAGGAGGGCAAGGAGTTTTACGAACGTCCGGGGCGGATTCTCCATCTTGATGGAGACGGCTCTTATCTGAATAAATGTATGCTGTTTTACGAGGAATTGGGGCTGCAGGCGAACGGCCATCACGTCAGTGAATCGCGGATGGCCGAGGTGTTGCCCCATTTTCTTGAAGCGTACCATCCTGACATTCTGGTGATCACCGGCCATGACGGACTGATTCGGAAAGGTCAGGATGACATGAACCTCTACAATTACCGGAATTCGGAAAATTTTATCAAGGCGGTGCAAGTGGCCCGCAAGTATGAACGAAGTCTCGATGAACTGGTGATCTTTGCCGGGGCTTGCCAGTCTCACTATGAAGCGATTTTGGACGCCGGTGCCAATTTTGCCTCGTCTCCGAAGCGGATCCTGATACACGCCTTGGACCCGGTGCTGGTTGCCGAAAAAATCGCCTATACCCCGATCAATCAAACCATTAACATTTATGACATCGTCCAATCGACGATTACCGGCACGGAAGGGCTGGGAGGGCTCGAGTCAAGGGGGAAATTCCGGCTGGGACTGCCGCGAAGTTCGCGCTGA